The following are from one region of the Pseudorasbora parva isolate DD20220531a chromosome 12, ASM2467924v1, whole genome shotgun sequence genome:
- the ankrd33ab gene encoding photoreceptor ankyrin repeat protein: protein MAAVHSSASEDPNLGSGPDDDEISLLEGSDSGSLLSDDSVLPDYEREDGKKGTASTLYEACVQNDAEALKRVLERGVTRDEVMEVDINGWNGLMVAAYKGFLPIVYELLGCPHLDINHQDNDGNTALMIAAQAGHISICNYIMNYFPGAETEIRDYRGFTALIKAAIQGRTDVVAALIMHGADVNAVDTNRGKCARDWALKTGRFDTLRRLRYLILHPTAEQFCDTYVPEWPQLKLLVSKATANKSASQKLTHRLKSTFSFSFPRDPQENGVMDHMVRMTTSLHSPFIATATRPLCPSSPPQVGKRRLAVAELMQKHSEKQLEESSLSHRNSSIVSISPSVHSVESVSVSCCADTERRGSVLSIAQTGMRTFIPRSVASRRNSVFPSGCIPHIKVTKSSEPTPKKEKKKKRQKGYLEPPKWKYKEVKDEKKKEKKALKEKEEKEKEKKSKDTDKRKKKKSDD from the exons ATGGCAGCAGTTCATAGCTCTGCCTCTGAGGACCCAAACCTGGGGTCAGGCCCGGATGACGATGAAATATCATTGTTGGAAGGGTCTGACTCTGGAAGTTTGCTCTCTGATGACTCCGTTCTCCCTGATTATGAACGAGAGGATGGGAAAAAGGGAACTGCCAGCACACTATATGAGGCGTGTGTCCAAAATGATGCAGAAGCACTGAAGAGAGTGTTGGAACGTGGTGTGACCCGCGATGAGGTCATGGAAGTTGACATTAATGGCTGG AATGGACTGATGGTGGCTGCATATAAAGGCTTTCTTCCGATTGTTTATGAGCTGCTTGGCTGTCCACACCTGGACATTAACCACCAAGACAATGATGGCAACACCGCTCTAATGATCGCTGCTCAAGCTG GTCATATCTCCATATGTAACTACATCATGAATTACTTCCCTGGAGCAGAGACAGAGATCAGAGACTACAGAGGATTCACTGCCCTCATTAAAGCTGCCATACAGGGCAGGACTGATGTGGTGGCAGCTCTTATAATGCACG GTGCTGATGTAAATGCCGTAGACACCAATCGTGGTAAATGCGCACGTGACTGGGCACTGAAAACAGGTCGCTTTGACACACTGAGACGTCTGCGCTACCTTATACTCCATCCCACAGCGGAACAGTTCTGTGACACCTACGTCCCAGAGTGGCCCCAACTTAAGTTGCTGGTCAGCAAAGCGACAGCCAATAAGAGTGCTAGCCAGAAGTTGACTCATCGTCTCAAGAGTACATTCAGTTTCAGTTTCCCACGTGACCCACAGGAAAATGGTGTCATGGATCACATGGTACGAAtgaccaccagcctgcacagccCCTTCATAGCCACGGCCACACGACCGCTTTGCCCGAGCAGCCCTCCACAGGTGGGCAAGCGTCGGCTGGCTGTGGCTGAACTGATGCAGAAGCACTCAGAGAAACAGCTGGAGGAGAGCTCGCTAAGCCATCGAAACAGCTCAATCGTCTCCATTTCTCCATCGGTCCACTCTGTCGAGTCCGTCTCTGTGTCCTGCTGTGCCGACACAGAGAGGCGTGGCAGTGTGCTGTCCATTGCTCAGACTGGTATGCGCACCTTCATTCCTCGTAGTGTAGCGTCAAGGCGCAACAGTGTTTTCCCATCGGGCTGTATCCCACATATCAAAGTCACAAAATCCTCTGAGCCAACCCCAAAgaaagagaagaagaagaaaaggcAGAAAGGTTACCTGGAGCCTCCAAAGTGGAAGTATAAGGAGGTCAAGGATGAGAAGAAGAAAGAGAAGAAGGCATTGAAGGAAAAGGAAGAGAAAGAAAAGGAGAAGAAAAGCAAAGACACggataaaagaaaaaagaaaaagagtgaTGACTAA
- the LOC137094381 gene encoding intermediate filament protein ON3-like, with protein MASIRTTSYSIGGGSSGGSIRKSYSSQSAFAAPAGSSRISSVRRSGVSASQGFGAGFGAGGSSYNFSSSSMGGGYGGHSGGFGGGMGFVSAPITAVTVNQSLLAPLNLEIDPTIQAVRTQEKEQIKTLNNRFASFIDKVRFLEQQNKMLETKWSLLQEQTTTRSNINAMFEAYISNLRRQLDGLGNEKIKMEGELKNMQGLVEDFKNKYEDEINKRASVENEFVLLKKDVDAAYMNKVELEAKVDALQDEINFLRAVYEAELRELQSQIKDTSVIVEMDNSRNLDMDSIVAEVRAQYEDIANRSRAEAESWYKQKFEEMQSSAGQYGEDLRSTKAEIADLNRMIARLKNEIDAVKGQRASLEAQIAEAEERGELAVKDAKLRIKDLEEALQRAKQDMARQVREYQELMNVKLALDIEIATYRKLLEGEENRLTSGGATATIHVQQSTGGVSSGFSGSSSGFGYGGGFSSASGFGGGSGYSGGSGYGGSSISKTSVSSVSSTRRY; from the exons ATGGCAAGCATCAGGACTACCAGCTACAGCATTGGTGGTGGCAGCAGCGGTGGCTCCATCAGGAAGAGCTACTCCAGCCAGTCAGCCTTTGCAGCTCCCGCCGGCTCTAGCAGAATCAGCTCGGTCAGGAGATCTGGCGTGAGTGCCAGCCAAGGCTTCGGTGCAGGCTTCGGTGCTGGAGGCAGCAGCTACAacttcagcagcagcagcatggGTGGAGGCTATGGTGGTCATAGTGGAGGTTTCGGGGGAGGCATGGGCTTCGTTTCAGCTCCCATCACTGCTGTAACCGTCAACCAGAGTCTTTTGGCCCCCCTCAACCTGGAAATTGACCCCACGATTCAGGCTGTCCGCACTCAGGAGAAAGAGCAGATCAAGACCCTCAACAACCGCTTCGCTTCATTCATTGACAAA GTGCGCTTCTTGGAACAGCAGAACAAGATGCTGGAGACCAAATGGAGTCTCCTCCAAGAACAGACGACCACCCGCTCTAACATCAACGCCATGTTCGAGGCCTACATTTCTAACCTGCGCAGACAGCTCGATGGTCTGGGAAATGAGAAGATTAAGATGGAAGGAGAGCTGAAGAACATGCAGGGCCTGGTTGAGGACTTCAAGAACAA ATATGAAGATGAAATCAACAAGCGTGCTTCCGTAGAGAATGAGTTTGTCCTGCTCAAGAAG GATGTTGATGCAGCTTACATGAACAAGGTTGAGCTTGAGGCCAAGGTTGATGCTCTTCAAGATGAAATCAACTTCCTCAGGGCAGTCTATGAGGCT GAACTGCGTGAGCTCCAGTCTCAGATCAAAGACACATCAGTTATTGTGGAGATGGACAACAGCAGAAACCTGGACATGGACTCCATTGTGGCTGAAGTTCGTGCTCAATATGAGGACATTGCAAACCGCAGCCGTGCCGAGGCGGAGAGCTGGTACAAACAGAAG TTTGAGGAGATGCAGTCATCGGCTGGTCAATACGGTGAGGATCTCCGCTCAACAAAGGCTGAGATTGCTGATCTCAACCGCATGATCGCTCGCCTAAAGAATGAGATTGATGCCGTCAAGGGACAG CGTGCCAGCTTGGAGGCTCAGATCGCTGAGGCTGAGGAGCGTGGAGAGCTTGCAGTGAAGGACGCCAAACTCCGCATCAAGGATCTTGAGGAAGCCCTCCAGAGGGCCAAGCAAGACATGGCCCGCCAGGTGCGTGAGTACCAAGAGCTCATGAACGTCAAATTGGCCCTCGACATTGAGATCGCCACCTACAGGAAGCTGCTGGAGGGAGAGGAGAACAG ACTGACCAGCGGTGGAGCTACAGCCACCATTCATGTGCAGCAATCCACTGGAGGTGTGTCATCTG GTTTCTCTGGTAGCAGCTCTGGATTCGGCTATGGTGGTGGTTTTAGCAGTGCTTCAGGATTCGGAGGTGGTTCAGGATACAGTGGTGGTTCAGGATACGGTGGCAGCTCCATCAGCAAAACCAGCGTCTCCTCTGTCAGCAGCACTCGACGTTATTAA
- the LOC137094395 gene encoding intermediate filament protein ON3-like: protein MASIRTTSYSIGGGSSGGSIRKSYSSQSAFAAPAGSSRISSVRRSGVSTSQGFGAGFGAGGSSYNFSSSSMGGGYGGHSGGFGGGMGFVSAPITAVTYNQSLLAPLNLEIDPTIQAVRNQEKEQIKTLNNRFASFIDKVRFLEQQNKMLETKWSLLQEQTTTRSNIDAMFEAYISNLRRQLDGLGNEKIKLEGELKNMQGLVEDFKNKYEDEINKRASVENEFVLLKKDVDAAYMNKVELEAKVDALQDEINFLRAVYEAELRELQSQIKDTSVIVEMDNSRNLDMDSIVAEVRAQYEDIANRSRAEAESWYKQKFEEMQSSAGQYGEDLRSTKAEIADLNRMIARLQNEIDAVKGQRTNLEAQIAEAEERGELAVKDAKLRIKELEEALQRAKQDMARQVREYQELMNVKLALDIEIATYRKLLEGEENRLTSGGASATIHVQQSTGGVSSGFSGSSSGFGYGGGFSSASGFGGGSGYGGSSISKTSVSSLSSTRRY from the exons ATGGCAAGCATCAGGACTACCAGCTACAGCATTGGTGGTGGCAGCAGCGGTGGCTCCATCAGGAAGAGCTACTCCAGCCAGTCAGCCTTTGCAGCTCCCGCCGGCTCTAGCAGAATCAGCTCGGTCAGGAGATCTGGCGTGAGTACCAGCCAAGGGTTCGGTGCAGGCTTCGGTGCTGGAGGCAGCAGCTACAacttcagcagcagcagcatggGTGGAGGCTATGGTGGTCATAGTGGAGGTTTCGGGGGAGGCATGGGCTTCGTTTCAGCTCCCATCACTGCTGTAACCTACAACCAGAGTCTGTTGGCCCCCCTCAACCTGGAAATTGACCCCACGATTCAGGCTGTCCGCAATCAGGAGAAAGAGCAGATCAAGACCCTCAACAACCGCTTCGCTTCATTCATTGACAAA GTGCGCTTCTTGGAACAGCAGAACAAGATGCTGGAGACCAAATGGAGTCTCCTCCAAGAACAGACGACCACCCGCTCTAACATCGACGCCATGTTCGAGGCCTACATTTCTAACCTGCGCAGACAGCTCGATGGTCTGGGAAATGAGAAGATTAAGCTGGAAGGAGAGCTGAAGAACATGCAGGGCCTGGTTGAGGACTTCAAGAACAA ATATGAAGATGAAATCAACAAGCGTGCTTCCGTAGAGAATGAGTTTGTCCTGCTCAAGAAG GATGTTGATGCAGCTTACATGAACAAGGTTGAGCTTGAGGCCAAGGTTGATGCTCTTCAAGATGAAATCAACTTCCTCAGGGCAGTCTATGAGGCT GAACTGCGTGAGCTCCAGTCTCAGATCAAAGACACATCAGTTATTGTGGAGATGGACAACAGCAGAAACCTGGACATGGACTCCATTGTGGCTGAAGTTCGTGCTCAATATGAGGACATTGCAAACCGCAGCCGTGCCGAGGCGGAGAGCTGGTACAAACAGAAG TTTGAGGAGATGCAGTCATCGGCTGGTCAATACGGTGAGGATCTCCGCTCAACAAAGGCTGAGATTGCTGATCTCAACCGCATGATCGCTCGCCTGCAGAATGAGATTGATGCCGTCAAGGGACAG CGTACCAACTTGGAGGCTCAGATCGCTGAGGCTGAGGAGCGTGGAGAGCTGGCAGTGAAGGACGCCAAACTCCGCATCAAGGAGCTTGAGGAAGCCCTCCAGAGGGCCAAGCAAGACATGGCCCGCCAGGTGCGTGAGTACCAAGAGCTCATGAACGTCAAATTGGCCCTCGACATTGAGATCGCCACCTACAGGAAGCTGCTGGAGGGAGAGGAGAACAG ACTGACCAGCGGTGGAGCTTCAGCCACCATTCATGTGCAGCAGTCCACTGGAGGTGTGTCATCTG GTTTCTCTGGTAGCAGCTCTGGATTCGGCTATGGTGGTGGTTTTAGCAGTGCTTCAGGATTCGGAGGTGGTTCAGGATACGGCGGCAGCTCCATCAGCAAAACCAGCGTCTCCTCTCTCAGCAGCACTCGACGTTATTAA
- the si:dkey-195m11.11 gene encoding uncharacterized protein si:dkey-195m11.11 — translation MVCWYQSTRPEPKNSYSQFSNPLPLFVSALPPPKVSLKPNLFLVGGNYTVYCNSAAGPVTNFTLILYYRTLPVTRGTNWTTAGSVFLTNSNSIFLQQTNAVIPIEFACTMEMLYNGKMLRSPQSKSEQAFPEELPVRLWEQDRGESCLGYLDVKLKGKWEPVCQKEVDSVVNASAVLATAKVVCRELRCGHVLGWKSILKNERPFSKIIGGIRCSGNEEKTRDCPMNDIELCENMGFLYIICSDALPPPKLSVITYDPVSELYVKDKENVEISCSIDSTYLKPSDNGYMLFRKDGAVLREFYSKPGSSVSMTLYAKVQEGEYDCAYQLYSSKNRQVSQPSNTVFIYIYNPPNPVPIVAGVLTTVVGVAILTYVCICRTTKEKIQGNELPAHSQDPATNTENPDNNVHIPQQL, via the exons ATGGTGTGCTGGTACCAATCCACTCGACCTGAACCGAAGAATTCTTATTCTCAATTCAGTAACCCTCTTCCCTTATTCGTAT CTGCCCTCCCTCCACCCAAAGTGTCTTTGAAGCCCAATCTCTTTCTCGTGGGTGGGAATTACACTGTGTACTGTAATTCAGCCGCTGGCCCAGTCACAAACTTCACATTAATTCTGTATTACCGCACCCTCCCTGTCACACGGGGAACCAACTGGACCACCGCTGGTTCTGTGTTTCTCACAAACAGCAATAGTATCTTTTTACAACAGACAAATGCAGTCATCCCAATAGAGTTTGCCTGCACTATGGAGATGCTGTACAATGGAAAAATGTTGCGTTCACCTCAGTCTAAAAGTGAGCAAGCCTTCCCAG AAGAGCTTCCGGTTCGTCTCTGGGAACAAGATCGTGGAGAAAGCTGTTTAGGATACCTGGATGTCAAGCTCAAAGGCAAGTGGGAACCGGTTTGCCAGAAGGAAGTTGACAGCGTAGTCAATGCATCTGCCGTTCTCGCTACGGCGAAAGTGGTGTGCAGGGAACTTAGATGTGGCCATGTGCTGGGGTGGAAAAGTATTTTGAAAAACGAAAGACCCTTCTCAAAAATAATCGGGGGTATCAGATGCAGTGGGAATGAAGAAAAGACCAGAGATTGCCCAATGAATGACATTGAATTATGCGAAAATATGGGTTTTCTCTACATAATTTGTTCAG ATGCATTGCCTCCTCCCAAACTGTCTGTGATTACTTATGATCCTGTCTCTGAATTGTATGTCAAGGACAAAGAAAATGTGGAAATCTCCTGCTCCATTGACTCAACTTATTTAAAACCAAGCGACAAT GGGTACATGCTGTTTAGAAAGGATGGAGCTGTTCTTAGAGAATTTTACAGCAAACCAGGCTCATCTGTGTCTATGACACTGTATGCCAAAGTGCAGGAAGGAGAATATGATTGTGCATATCAACTTTATTCTTCAAAAAATAGACAGGTGTCTCAGCCCAGCAATACAGTTTTCATTTACA TTTACAATCCTCCGAATCCGGTACCAATTGTTGCAGGTGTTCTCACAACTGTTGTTGGGGTAGCAATTCTGACGTATGTTTGCATATGTAGAACCACGAAAGAAAAGATACAGGGCAACGAATTACCAGCACATTCCCAGGACCCAGCAACAAATACTGAAAACCCAGATAACAATGTCCACATACCTCAACAACTGTAG